A single window of Narcine bancroftii isolate sNarBan1 chromosome 1, sNarBan1.hap1, whole genome shotgun sequence DNA harbors:
- the LOC138751806 gene encoding uncharacterized protein isoform X1, whose protein sequence is MLSLSLSLSLSGTPDGTLESRPLYSDIETLGCDKNHGNRDTSDEVQAPLIKIEGGVIDVETPLESKKIEKELEIQKWNMKKVQDNIKNLNRDINVLGQISEDQKELMVGVLKEVEKITTTLSGEIKAEGMVIGVKDEKCSTDEETRYDPPWEESKRKRLGREKNRHAYLDIVRTKEKDVKQLNYGRKDYLRDERDQYTFDPETLEADRDSDSDEEESEQGGINKCMPRVKKEQKSPKLRYQCPLLITGRGTQKYVPWSRMDLESLMKKLPPLSNGASPWISCFERETCQEQLALADVRTIMIKLKAEGALKQIEKIVRSSKLGDEIEFNPLRNKFWEALRETFPTPYSLDALVTLQLKEGETAHEYFTRAWDLWETGTGERPDHSPLGRAHFRNGIINGLPATVQAKLRDIVGVETMSEDLWKRHLTHAIKRHRQSEHAKSESASQKEVDKTTDKLVRAIEHIGVKLAAQQIVPQVMGPVINPGPQVRNGWERQLGTMYRGEHAVCWYCQNPGHYQRNCPEAGRARGKRLPSMRGYRGRGGNLRGQARGRGGHIDGPQRIGGWQSDQQVQAPQCNDYIEEGAEFDY, encoded by the coding sequence atgctctctctctctctctctctctctctctctggcaccccagatgggacactggagtcacgtcccttatattcagatattgagacactggggtgtgacaagaaccacgggaatagggacacatcagacgaggtacaggcccctttaataaaaatagaagggggagtaatagatgtagagacccctctggagtccaagaaaatagaaaaggagttagagatacagaaatggaacatgaaaaaggttcaggataacattaaaaacttaaacagagatattaatgtgctggggcagatcagtgaggatcaaaaagaattaatggtaggtgtattgaaggaagtggaaaagataactacaacactgtcaggagaaattaaagctgaaggaatggtaataggagtaaaggacgaaaagtgtagtacagatgaggaaacgagatacgatccaccatgggaggaaagtaaaaggaaaagactcgggagggagaaaaatagacatgcctacctggacatagttagaacaaaagagaaagatgtgaaacaactaaactatggccgaaaagattatcttagagatgaacgtgaccaatatacctttgaccctgagacattggaagctgatagggacagtgacagtgacgaagaagagtcagaacaaggtgggataaataaatgcatgccaagagtaaagaaggagcagaaatccccaaaattgagatatcaatgcccattactgatcacgggacggggaactcaaaaatatgtaccctggtcacgaatggacttagagagtttaatgaaaaaactacctccgttgagtaatggggctagtccatggatttcttgttttgagcgagaaacctgccaagaacaattagcactcgcagatgtcagaactatcatgataaaattaaaggcagaaggggccctgaagcaaatagagaaaattgtaagaagcagtaaattgggggatgaaatagaatttaacccacttcggaataaattttgggaagcacttagagaaacatttcctacaccctatagtttggatgccttggtaacccttcaactaaaggaaggagagactgcacacgagtatttcactcgagcatgggacttatgggaaacagggactggagaaagacccgaccacagccccttaggaagggctcactttcgtaatgggataataaacggactacctgctacggttcaagcaaaattaagggacattgtgggagtagagacaatgtcagaggatttgtggaaaagacacctgacacatgcaatcaaacgacatcgtcaatcagagcatgctaagtcagaaagtgcgtcccagaaggaggtggacaaaacaaccgataaattggtgagagccatagaacatataggggttaaattagcggcccaacagatagtcccacaggtcatggggccagtgataaatccgggaccccaagtaagaaatggttgggaaagacagctaggtacaatgtatagaggggaacatgcagtatgctggtactgccaaaatcctggacactaccagcggaactgtccggaggctgggagagcaaggggaaaaagattaccctctatgagaggctatcggggaagaggaggaaacttaagaggacaagcaaggggtaggggtggacacattgatgggccccagagaatcggggggtggcagagcgatcaacaagtccaggcacctcagtgtaatgactatattgaggaaggtgctgaatttgattattga
- the LOC138751806 gene encoding uncharacterized protein isoform X2, whose translation MTFGRQRVKTPVLVVPSCPINLLARDILTKLGITIQCSEKGLRLTYPGDTIRRGGQFIVMTPSNASEDSVEVSIFWSRLLYDEPGPGLIKQFFEWRASIPRYGDYHYPLDPMHVTLNYTIHPDQEYEERWDSLKEGKTETIHCPFIFVGKEGIAAMVVMTEEQMEWFCLGVESVPHVTLGIDKDHHARQLGPMVKEAIGCEYRQTEIPGYSTSEGGKFVRLNIEAWDQVVNEKVERDRAIEGENIDHRDSDKYLSNLSPHIWTTGPYDVGVIKGEVFLELANRGQKPIWRKQYRLSPSQEEGIKGTIEGLMESGVLRAAPDSMWNTPIMPVPKQGRKDWRMVHDLREINLATKTIGRPVPDPYVALRALSPEHEYYTVIDLANAFFCLKLAEECQDWFTFTYQAHRYTYTRLPQGYKDSPGLFNQALSEILMKLKLPEDVTLIQYVDDLLLAGKTPHGCLTGQPNRLLVIMNIYRG comes from the coding sequence atgacatttggacgacaaagggttaaaacacctgtcctggttgtgccaagttgccccattaatttattagcaagggacattcttaccaaactaggaataaccatacaatgttctgagaagggccttcggttaacatacccaggggatacaataagaaggggaggacagtttatagtaatgaccccatctaacgcttcagaagactctgtggaggttagtattttctggagtcggctactgtatgatgaaccaggcccagggctgattaaacagttttttgagtggagggccagtattcctcggtatggggattaccattatccactagatcctatgcatgttacattaaactacaccatccacccggaccaggaatatgaggagaggtgggactctctaaaagaagggaagacagaaacgatacattgtccatttatctttgtaggtaaggagggaatagctgctatggttgtcatgacagaagaacaaatggagtggttctgcttaggagtagaaagtgtgcctcatgtgaccttgggtattgacaaagatcatcacgctcgacagctgggtccgatggtaaaggaagcgatagggtgtgaatacaggcagacagaaatcccgggatattccacctcggagggaggaaaatttgtcagactgaatattgaagcatgggaccaggtagtgaatgagaaagtagaaagagaccgagccatagaaggagaaaatattgatcacagagactcagacaaatatctttctaatctgagtccacatatatggacaacggggccctatgatgtgggagtaataaaaggagaggtatttctagaattggccaaccgcgggcagaaaccaatatggagaaaacaataccgcttgtcgcccagtcaggaggagggtattaaaggaacgatagaagggttaatggagtcaggggttttaagggcggcacctgacagtatgtggaacacgcccatcatgcctgttcccaaacagggtagaaaagactggaggatggtacacgacctccgggaaattaacttggctaccaagaccatcgggagaccagtcccagacccatatgtagcacttagggctctgagtccggagcacgaatactacactgtcattgatctggcaaacgcattcttctgcttgaaattagctgaggaatgccaagactggttcactttcacttaccaagcacatcggtacacatacactagattacctcagggttataaggacagtccaggactgttcaatcaggcccttagcgaaatcctaatgaaattaaagctcccggaagatgttacactgattcagtatgtagacgacctactattagcagggaaaacgccacatgggtgcctgacagggcagccaaacaggttactggttatcatgaacatatacaggggatga